A DNA window from Paraclostridium bifermentans contains the following coding sequences:
- a CDS encoding HAMP domain-containing sensor histidine kinase, whose protein sequence is MDNISIYFLIVLISIIVSIISIRYAINLRNYLQEFIAVSKKISNKEFHAKINISAKGELGQLVDNFNDMIDTIDITIQEVQYKNLQLKSIVKSISHGILAIDINGNVLLINEEAKKIIKSDGIDIIEGKNIHHVIKDYKILNEIAKFIGSKKTEMKEITNDEDIVYNIKLDPIYLQSSNNVIIGSIINIENITERVKLENMRSDFVANVTHELKTPLTSISGFVETLRINENIDKNMRDRFLGIIETESDRLKRLIDDILLLSFIENKDTITSENVEVLNVFKEVYELTINSAKIKNIELKYKFDDEKIFINSNRDYIKQIFLNLIDNAIKYTPDGGFVETSVYESNEEVFIKVSDNGIGISKEDKDRVFERFYRVDKARSRDVGGTGLGLAIVKHIVKSLNGTICVKSELNIGTEFTVTIPKKNFLN, encoded by the coding sequence TTTTTAATTGTTTTAATATCAATTATAGTTTCTATAATTTCAATAAGATACGCTATAAATTTAAGAAATTACTTACAAGAATTTATAGCTGTTTCAAAAAAAATAAGTAACAAAGAATTCCATGCCAAAATAAACATATCAGCAAAAGGTGAATTAGGGCAACTAGTTGATAATTTTAATGATATGATTGATACAATAGATATTACGATTCAAGAAGTTCAATACAAAAACTTACAATTAAAATCTATTGTAAAAAGTATATCACATGGTATTTTAGCTATTGATATAAATGGAAATGTTTTATTGATAAATGAAGAAGCAAAAAAAATAATAAAAAGTGATGGAATTGATATAATAGAAGGTAAGAATATACATCACGTTATAAAAGACTACAAGATATTAAATGAAATTGCTAAATTTATAGGATCTAAGAAAACTGAAATGAAAGAAATTACTAATGATGAAGACATAGTATATAACATAAAGCTAGACCCTATATACCTTCAAAGTAGTAATAATGTTATCATCGGTTCTATAATAAACATAGAAAACATAACTGAAAGAGTTAAGTTAGAAAATATGAGAAGTGATTTTGTTGCTAATGTAACTCATGAGTTAAAGACACCTCTTACATCTATAAGTGGATTTGTAGAAACATTAAGAATAAATGAAAATATAGATAAAAATATGAGAGATAGATTCTTAGGAATAATTGAAACAGAATCGGATAGACTAAAAAGGCTTATAGACGATATATTATTACTTTCATTTATAGAAAATAAAGACACGATAACATCTGAAAATGTAGAGGTACTAAATGTATTTAAAGAAGTTTACGAGTTAACGATTAACTCCGCCAAGATAAAAAATATTGAATTAAAATATAAATTTGATGATGAGAAAATTTTTATAAACTCTAATAGAGATTATATTAAACAAATATTTTTAAATTTAATAGACAATGCTATAAAATATACTCCTGATGGAGGTTTTGTAGAAACTAGTGTATATGAAAGTAATGAAGAGGTATTTATAAAAGTTTCAGATAATGGGATTGGAATATCTAAAGAAGATAAAGACAGGGTATTTGAGCGATTTTATAGAGTTGACAAGGCTAGAAGTCGAGATGTAGGTGGTACAGGACTAGGGCTTGCTATAGTAAAACATATAGTTAAATCTTTAAATGGAACTATATGTGTAAAAAGTGAATTAAATATAGGAACTGAATTTACAGTTACAATACCAAAAAAAAATTTCCTTAATTAA